In the Leptolyngbya sp. 'hensonii' genome, one interval contains:
- a CDS encoding adenylate/guanylate cyclase domain-containing protein yields MTNPLTNESLIQELAALRSRVQELEQMEIALRQSEAQNRALLTAIPDLIMRISQDGIYRDFIEAKNIQLVVPFQNRIGKRVDDILPAPLAQQYREAIQKAVYTGLTQVFEYQLEIQGVSGEYEARVVASGSDEAILIVRDITERKQAEAALRSEQEKSERLLLNVLPRSIADQLKQNQGAIAHRFEEATILFADIVDFTKLAAHTPPTELVGLLNEIFSVFDHLAEQHGLEKIKTIGDAYMVVGGLPAPRPDHAAAIAEMALDMQQQINQFQVGESQPFSIRIGINTGPVVAGVIGLKKFIYDLWGDAVNVASRMESQGLTNSIQVTAATYDRLKDQYVLEERGPIQVKGKGEMTTYFLRGRKQIL; encoded by the coding sequence ATGACCAACCCTCTAACCAATGAGTCTCTGATTCAGGAATTGGCCGCCCTGCGATCGCGGGTCCAGGAACTGGAGCAGATGGAGATCGCTCTGCGGCAAAGCGAAGCCCAGAACCGGGCCTTACTGACGGCCATCCCCGATCTGATCATGCGCATCAGCCAGGACGGCATCTATCGAGATTTCATTGAAGCCAAAAACATTCAGCTTGTGGTGCCGTTTCAGAATCGTATTGGCAAGCGGGTGGATGATATTCTCCCGGCTCCCTTGGCCCAGCAGTATCGGGAGGCGATTCAGAAGGCGGTCTATACCGGACTGACCCAGGTGTTTGAGTATCAACTGGAGATTCAGGGTGTTTCTGGAGAGTATGAAGCCAGGGTGGTCGCCAGCGGCAGTGATGAAGCTATTTTAATTGTGCGGGATATTACCGAACGCAAACAGGCGGAAGCTGCTCTGAGATCGGAGCAGGAGAAATCAGAACGGTTGCTCCTGAATGTCCTGCCCCGATCGATCGCAGACCAGTTAAAACAAAATCAGGGGGCGATCGCCCATCGGTTTGAGGAAGCGACGATCCTCTTTGCCGATATCGTGGACTTTACCAAACTGGCGGCTCATACTCCCCCCACGGAATTGGTAGGGCTTCTGAATGAGATTTTCTCCGTGTTTGATCATTTGGCCGAACAGCATGGCCTGGAAAAAATTAAAACGATCGGGGATGCTTACATGGTGGTGGGCGGACTGCCTGCCCCCCGACCTGATCATGCAGCAGCGATCGCGGAGATGGCGTTGGATATGCAACAGCAAATCAACCAGTTCCAGGTGGGAGAGAGTCAACCTTTCAGTATTCGCATTGGTATCAACACAGGCCCGGTGGTGGCTGGCGTGATTGGCCTCAAGAAGTTTATCTACGATCTCTGGGGGGATGCGGTCAATGTAGCCAGCCGTATGGAATCTCAGGGCTTGACCAACTCTATTCAGGTGACGGCAGCCACCTACGATCGCTTGAAGGACCAGTATGTGCTGGAAGAGCGGGGTCCGATTCAGGTCAAAGGTAAAGGCGAAATGACCACCTATTTCTTGCGCGGTAGAAAACAGATCCTATAG
- a CDS encoding FdhF/YdeP family oxidoreductase → MTDPTSPELSPNTPGAGGGLPLVQYWAEQTLSPQGPQIWKTLTHKSACLSCAWGTGGQQGGFVNESGETLQRCSKSVEAIAAELKPGLSPTFFAQNSVADLQRFTSQEADRLGRWSYPVIRRAGQSHFERISWSEVYSIAEHAFRRPPERIASYSSGRSSNEAAYLLQLLIRSLGSNNLADCSDLCHAASTVGLKQMFGSGTSMVSLEGLKQADGVVLVGSNAPANHPRLMNELIKLRERGGKVIVVNPTIEVGLVRFASPAYPIKSLLRGSEISSLYLQPIPGSDVALFVGIQKALLESHQIHWDYLQAHTEGWEAVVEQAQKTDWESITKTCGVSQEEIEIAAAMIAACDRVVFAWAMGATQHQNGVDNILSIANTALLTGNAGKEGAGTMPIRGHSNVQGFGSMGVTIRLRKEIQEALEILLQRPLSRVPGYDTRALIEAADAGQIDTLLCLGGNLYAANPDLTQAKRALSQVETIIYLATKPNLGHFHGLAVQNTLILPVFTRFENPHRTTVESGNNFVRLNDPGETHLKNGNLVSEVEFLTELAHRLQGDRPVDWRNLQDTRYVRQLIARTIPGYEPMAAIDETGAEFTIGGRIFTKPQFSTPSGKAQMFATPLPQLSLPTRAGFGLPDDVPGLVVILGTGRSYAQHNTVVYKPGDHYRGMPHRNCILMCRSDVEQAGLREHQRVTVRGDAGQLEQVEIIYGSIRPGAALMFYPEVNAIFKARVDERSGTPAYKRVPVVVYG, encoded by the coding sequence ATGACCGATCCCACCTCCCCTGAACTCAGTCCCAATACTCCCGGTGCGGGTGGGGGCTTGCCCCTGGTCCAGTACTGGGCCGAACAGACCCTTTCGCCCCAAGGCCCCCAGATCTGGAAAACCCTGACCCACAAGAGCGCCTGCCTGTCCTGCGCCTGGGGCACTGGGGGACAGCAGGGGGGCTTTGTCAATGAGTCTGGGGAAACGCTGCAACGCTGTTCCAAAAGTGTGGAAGCGATCGCCGCCGAATTAAAACCGGGCCTGTCCCCTACTTTCTTCGCCCAGAATAGTGTGGCCGACCTGCAGCGCTTCACCTCCCAGGAGGCCGATCGGCTGGGTCGCTGGAGCTACCCCGTAATCCGACGGGCAGGCCAATCTCACTTTGAGCGCATCTCCTGGTCCGAGGTCTATTCGATCGCCGAGCATGCCTTTCGCAGGCCCCCAGAACGGATTGCCTCCTACAGTTCGGGCCGATCGTCCAACGAGGCCGCATACCTGCTGCAACTGCTGATCCGATCGCTGGGGTCCAACAACCTGGCCGACTGTTCTGACCTCTGCCATGCCGCTTCCACTGTTGGCTTGAAGCAAATGTTTGGTTCTGGCACCTCCATGGTCAGCCTGGAAGGACTGAAACAGGCGGATGGAGTGGTACTGGTGGGGTCCAATGCTCCGGCCAACCATCCCCGGTTGATGAACGAGCTGATCAAGCTGCGGGAACGGGGCGGTAAGGTAATCGTGGTCAACCCGACGATCGAAGTGGGCTTGGTCCGATTTGCCTCCCCTGCCTATCCGATCAAGTCCTTGCTGCGCGGCTCCGAGATTTCCTCCCTCTACCTGCAGCCAATTCCCGGCAGTGATGTGGCTCTGTTTGTTGGTATCCAGAAAGCCTTGCTGGAGAGCCATCAGATTCACTGGGACTATCTGCAGGCCCATACGGAGGGCTGGGAGGCGGTGGTCGAACAAGCCCAGAAGACGGATTGGGAAAGCATTACTAAAACCTGTGGTGTTTCCCAGGAAGAGATCGAAATTGCTGCTGCCATGATCGCGGCCTGCGATCGGGTCGTGTTTGCCTGGGCCATGGGGGCAACTCAGCATCAGAATGGGGTGGACAATATTCTGAGTATTGCCAATACGGCTCTGCTGACAGGCAATGCGGGAAAAGAGGGCGCTGGGACGATGCCGATCCGGGGCCATTCCAACGTGCAAGGTTTTGGCTCCATGGGCGTCACCATTCGCCTGCGGAAGGAGATCCAGGAGGCTCTGGAGATCTTGCTGCAGCGGCCCCTAAGCCGGGTTCCTGGCTATGATACCCGCGCTCTGATCGAAGCCGCTGATGCGGGTCAGATCGATACCCTGCTCTGTCTGGGGGGCAACCTGTACGCCGCCAATCCTGACCTGACCCAGGCGAAACGGGCTTTATCCCAGGTGGAGACCATTATTTACCTGGCGACAAAACCGAACCTGGGCCACTTTCACGGACTGGCCGTCCAGAATACCCTGATCCTGCCCGTGTTCACCCGGTTTGAGAATCCCCACCGAACGACCGTAGAGTCGGGCAACAATTTTGTCCGCCTGAACGATCCGGGGGAGACCCACCTCAAGAACGGGAACCTGGTTTCGGAAGTGGAATTTCTGACGGAACTGGCCCACCGGTTGCAGGGCGATCGGCCTGTGGATTGGCGCAATCTGCAGGATACCCGCTATGTGCGTCAGTTGATTGCCCGCACCATTCCCGGTTATGAGCCGATGGCAGCGATCGATGAGACCGGTGCAGAGTTCACGATCGGGGGACGGATTTTCACCAAACCCCAGTTCTCTACCCCCAGCGGCAAAGCCCAGATGTTTGCCACGCCCCTACCCCAGTTGAGCCTGCCCACCAGAGCAGGGTTTGGTCTGCCAGATGATGTTCCGGGTCTGGTGGTGATCCTGGGTACGGGTCGCAGCTATGCCCAACATAATACGGTGGTTTACAAACCAGGAGACCATTATCGAGGCATGCCCCACCGCAACTGCATTCTGATGTGTCGATCGGATGTGGAGCAGGCCGGATTACGAGAGCACCAGCGGGTCACTGTGCGAGGCGATGCGGGCCAACTGGAGCAGGTAGAAATTATCTATGGGTCCATCCGCCCTGGGGCGGCATTGATGTTCTATCCCGAAGTGAATGCCATTTTTAAAGCCAGAGTGGACGAACGATCGGGCACTCCAGCCTATAAGCGCGTGCCTGTGGTGGTGTATGGGTAG
- a CDS encoding ThiF family adenylyltransferase, producing MSIFFHEQLYRSETVMARLRTFPVTICGAGALGANITETLARSGFGQLTVIDYDRIEERNLSTQPYYRSDVGAFKAKILANSLYRAIGIKIGAETKALTAANAAQLLKGSPLIVDAFDNSTARQVLKSFAEQSGTPCLHAGLASDYAEVIWNDGYRVPSDANDDVCDYPLARNLVMLTVAVVCETIVTFVATGDCRNFTLTLKDLAIQSLDL from the coding sequence ATGAGCATCTTTTTCCATGAGCAGCTTTACCGCTCCGAAACCGTGATGGCCAGACTCAGGACTTTTCCTGTAACCATCTGCGGCGCAGGGGCATTGGGGGCAAATATCACAGAAACCCTGGCCCGATCGGGGTTTGGGCAGTTGACCGTGATTGACTACGATCGAATTGAGGAGCGCAACCTATCCACCCAGCCCTATTACCGGTCTGATGTGGGTGCTTTCAAGGCTAAAATTCTGGCGAATAGTTTGTACCGGGCGATCGGGATCAAGATCGGGGCCGAAACCAAAGCCCTGACCGCTGCCAATGCGGCTCAATTGCTTAAGGGCAGCCCGTTGATTGTGGATGCCTTTGACAATAGTACGGCCCGTCAGGTGCTCAAATCCTTCGCTGAGCAAAGCGGCACACCCTGCCTCCATGCTGGTCTGGCCTCGGATTATGCCGAAGTGATCTGGAATGACGGGTATCGGGTGCCCTCCGATGCCAACGATGATGTGTGCGACTATCCCCTGGCCCGCAATCTGGTGATGCTGACAGTGGCGGTGGTCTGTGAGACGATCGTCACTTTTGTCGCTACTGGGGATTGTCGCAACTTCACCCTCACCTTGAAAGATCTGGCCATCCAGTCCCTGGACCTGTAG
- a CDS encoding NADAR family protein yields the protein MPIYFYVEREKPYGCFSNFSAHGFMLDELYWPTSEHYFQAQKFVGTPFLEKIRQAKQPKEAANLGRDRSLPLRLDWNQVKDGVMYRAVLQKFQTHADIRAILLSTGEELLVENSPIDNYWGCGKDGSGKNRLGQTLMEVRKILQQQSP from the coding sequence ATGCCCATTTACTTTTATGTGGAACGGGAAAAGCCCTACGGATGTTTCTCCAATTTCTCAGCCCATGGCTTCATGCTAGATGAGCTGTACTGGCCAACCAGTGAACATTACTTCCAGGCGCAAAAATTTGTCGGCACTCCTTTCCTGGAAAAAATTCGGCAGGCCAAGCAACCCAAGGAAGCTGCCAACCTAGGCCGAGATCGCTCCCTGCCCTTACGTTTGGATTGGAACCAGGTGAAAGATGGGGTCATGTACCGGGCGGTGTTACAAAAGTTCCAGACCCATGCCGATATTCGGGCCATTCTACTGTCCACAGGGGAAGAACTGCTGGTTGAAAATTCTCCGATCGATAATTACTGGGGATGCGGCAAAGATGGCTCTGGCAAGAATCGGTTAGGACAGACGTTAATGGAAGTCCGGAAGATTTTGCAGCAGCAATCCCCTTGA
- a CDS encoding DUF4114 domain-containing protein, whose product MVAKTFSSKLLTALGVGVLSMGTLVVSNGRADAFTFGATWDANCVGNPSPDSCSLQKLLDSQGITVDTTNPTPVELFGPGASTGKVLFSVAQNAPKNKFGVYDPTTLALTQLIAGTPNSPNLLPGIYTFAYESASQFGFYLGADDQIFYSQSALNSGQKQQFLAYKLSSSTATKQDYAIAFEDLEINKASDSDFNDFVALVSIQTTAVPEPAVVGSLGLMAGMLTLTRRRRRSIEG is encoded by the coding sequence ATGGTGGCTAAGACTTTTTCAAGCAAATTACTGACGGCTCTAGGTGTAGGTGTACTGTCCATGGGCACCCTGGTTGTATCCAATGGGCGTGCTGATGCGTTTACCTTTGGTGCAACCTGGGATGCAAATTGTGTTGGCAATCCCAGCCCTGATTCCTGCTCCCTACAAAAGTTGCTGGATAGTCAGGGAATTACGGTAGATACAACCAATCCCACCCCCGTTGAGCTTTTTGGCCCAGGAGCATCGACCGGTAAAGTTCTGTTTAGTGTGGCTCAAAATGCACCTAAGAACAAGTTTGGGGTTTACGATCCGACAACTCTGGCCTTAACCCAACTGATTGCTGGTACGCCCAATTCTCCCAACCTCTTACCGGGAATCTATACCTTTGCCTATGAATCTGCCAGCCAATTCGGCTTTTATCTGGGGGCGGATGATCAGATTTTCTATAGCCAAAGCGCTTTGAATTCTGGTCAGAAGCAGCAATTCCTCGCCTACAAACTGAGTTCCAGCACAGCCACAAAGCAGGACTATGCGATTGCTTTTGAAGATCTAGAAATTAATAAGGCCAGTGATTCTGATTTCAATGACTTCGTAGCCCTGGTTTCAATTCAGACGACCGCTGTTCCTGAACCCGCTGTAGTGGGAAGCTTGGGCCTGATGGCCGGGATGTTAACCCTGACTCGGCGGCGGCGGCGATCGATCGAAGGCTAA
- the fusA gene encoding elongation factor G, whose product MKDLTRYRNIGIFAHVDAGKTTTTERILKLTGKIHKIGEVHEGAATTDFMEQEQERGITIQSAATTCFWKDHQLNIIDTPGHVDFTIEVYRSLKVLDGGIGVFCGSGGVEPQSETNWRYANDSKVARVIYVNKLDRTGADFFRVVKQVDAVLAAKPLVMVLPIGVEEQFVGVVDLLTRKAWVWDDSGDPMNYQIQEVPADMKDQVETYREQLIELAVEQDDAVMEKYLEGEELTIDEIKHCIRKGTRDMAFFPTYCGSSFKNKGVQLVLDAVVDYLPNPMEVNPQPEVDLEGHETGNFAIVDPEKPLRALAFKIMDDRFGALTFTRLYSGKLAKGDTVLNTATGKTERISRLVEMHANSREEIESAQAGDIVAIVGMKNVQTGHTLCDPKNPATLEPMVFPEPVISIAVKPKTKGGDEKMAMALLKMVQEDPSFHMVTDEESGETILKGMGELHLDIKVDILKRTHGIEVEVGKPQVAYRESITKRLEDGYTHKKQSGGSGQYAKIDYIVEPGEAGTGFQFESQVVGGAVPREYWAAVEKGFETSITKGVLAGFPCVDLKFTLVGGGFHPVDSSALAFEIAAKAAYRQSIPKAGPQLLEPIMNVDVFTPDDYMGDVIGDLNRRRGMMKSQETGPTGARIKADVPLSEMFGYIGDLRTMTSGRGQFSMSFSHYAPCPNNVAEEVIRETKERQAAS is encoded by the coding sequence ATGAAAGACCTCACTCGGTATCGAAACATCGGCATCTTTGCTCACGTAGATGCAGGTAAGACGACCACAACTGAAAGAATCCTGAAACTGACTGGCAAGATCCACAAAATTGGTGAGGTGCACGAAGGGGCTGCGACAACAGACTTCATGGAGCAGGAGCAGGAACGCGGGATTACAATCCAATCTGCTGCCACAACCTGTTTCTGGAAAGATCACCAACTGAATATCATCGATACCCCAGGGCACGTTGACTTCACGATCGAGGTGTACCGCTCCCTGAAGGTGCTGGATGGTGGCATCGGGGTTTTCTGCGGTTCTGGTGGGGTGGAACCCCAATCTGAGACCAACTGGCGCTACGCCAATGATTCCAAGGTGGCCCGGGTCATCTATGTCAACAAGCTTGATCGGACCGGAGCAGATTTCTTTCGGGTGGTGAAGCAGGTTGATGCAGTCCTGGCAGCCAAACCTCTGGTGATGGTGCTGCCCATCGGTGTAGAAGAACAGTTCGTCGGTGTGGTTGATCTGCTCACCCGCAAAGCCTGGGTCTGGGATGACTCTGGTGATCCGATGAACTACCAGATCCAGGAAGTTCCCGCTGACATGAAGGATCAGGTCGAAACCTATCGCGAACAGTTAATTGAACTGGCCGTTGAGCAGGATGACGCGGTCATGGAAAAGTATCTGGAAGGGGAAGAGCTGACCATTGATGAAATCAAGCATTGTATCCGTAAGGGTACGCGCGACATGGCCTTCTTCCCCACCTACTGCGGCTCATCCTTTAAGAACAAGGGGGTCCAGCTTGTCCTGGATGCGGTGGTGGATTATCTGCCGAACCCCATGGAGGTTAATCCCCAGCCAGAGGTTGATTTGGAAGGCCATGAAACGGGTAACTTTGCGATCGTAGACCCAGAGAAACCTCTACGGGCCTTGGCTTTTAAGATCATGGACGATCGCTTTGGAGCACTCACCTTTACCCGCCTGTACTCCGGCAAGCTGGCCAAAGGGGACACTGTGCTGAACACGGCTACGGGTAAAACTGAGCGGATCAGCCGTCTGGTGGAAATGCATGCCAACTCTCGAGAAGAAATTGAGTCGGCTCAGGCTGGGGATATTGTGGCGATCGTGGGCATGAAGAATGTCCAGACGGGGCACACCCTCTGTGATCCCAAAAACCCAGCCACCCTGGAACCGATGGTGTTCCCAGAACCAGTGATCTCTATTGCGGTCAAACCCAAGACCAAAGGTGGGGATGAGAAGATGGCCATGGCCCTCCTGAAAATGGTGCAGGAAGATCCATCCTTCCACATGGTGACGGATGAGGAAAGCGGCGAAACCATTCTGAAAGGGATGGGTGAGCTTCACCTGGACATTAAGGTGGACATCCTGAAGCGGACTCATGGCATCGAGGTTGAGGTGGGTAAACCCCAGGTGGCCTACCGTGAATCTATCACCAAGCGTCTTGAAGACGGCTATACCCATAAGAAGCAGTCGGGTGGTTCGGGGCAGTACGCTAAAATCGACTACATTGTTGAGCCGGGTGAGGCGGGGACTGGCTTCCAGTTTGAATCCCAGGTGGTTGGTGGGGCTGTTCCGAGGGAATACTGGGCTGCGGTTGAAAAAGGTTTTGAAACCAGTATCACCAAGGGAGTCCTGGCTGGCTTCCCCTGTGTGGATTTGAAATTCACCCTGGTTGGTGGTGGCTTCCACCCGGTTGACTCCTCCGCCCTAGCCTTTGAGATTGCGGCCAAAGCGGCTTATCGGCAATCAATTCCCAAGGCTGGTCCCCAATTGTTGGAGCCGATCATGAATGTGGACGTGTTCACACCCGATGATTACATGGGAGATGTGATTGGTGACCTAAACCGCCGTCGGGGAATGATGAAGTCCCAGGAGACGGGTCCGACCGGAGCGCGGATCAAGGCGGATGTCCCGCTGAGTGAGATGTTTGGCTACATTGGAGATCTGCGGACCATGACCTCTGGTCGGGGACAGTTCTCCATGTCCTTCTCCCATTACGCGCCCTGTCCCAACAATGTGGCGGAAGAAGTCATCCGTGAGACCAAAGAACGGCAGGCTGCCTCATAG